In a single window of the Renibacterium salmoninarum ATCC 33209 genome:
- a CDS encoding sugar-binding domain-containing protein encodes MDNLSKVDIAQRYGISRFQVARYLDEAREEGIVHIEVRFPGLADATDPLLLAQKLGVQRVVIVRSLNDDVQQRDLLAQAVAEEIMTVTRAGMTVGVSWSRTLDVAARYISRLPKCEVVQLAGALPGTGNSNPLELIQRLGRVSEGKVWPLWAPLVVDSAQTAVGLRQQPEISHALTKADSLDVAAVAIGALGPAL; translated from the coding sequence TTGGACAACTTGTCCAAGGTTGATATTGCTCAGCGCTATGGCATTTCACGATTCCAAGTAGCGCGTTATCTCGATGAAGCGCGGGAGGAAGGAATCGTTCACATTGAAGTGCGATTCCCCGGACTAGCTGATGCAACAGATCCGTTGTTACTTGCGCAAAAACTGGGTGTGCAGCGGGTAGTGATTGTGCGTTCGCTCAATGACGATGTTCAGCAGCGAGATCTACTGGCACAGGCGGTTGCCGAAGAAATCATGACGGTAACCCGGGCCGGAATGACGGTGGGCGTTTCTTGGTCCCGCACGCTGGATGTGGCTGCGCGCTACATCAGCAGGCTGCCAAAATGTGAAGTAGTTCAACTTGCTGGCGCGCTGCCCGGCACTGGAAATTCAAACCCGTTAGAGCTGATCCAACGGTTAGGTAGGGTTTCTGAGGGGAAAGTTTGGCCGCTTTGGGCGCCACTTGTCGTAGACAGTGCACAGACTGCCGTTGGACTACGTCAGCAGCCAGAGATTTCTCATGCGCTCACTAAAGCTGATTCTCTGGATGTAGCTGCCGTTGCCATTGGTGCTTTGGGGCCGGCACTCTGA